The following DNA comes from Planctomycetia bacterium.
GAGATCATCTCCCTGACATGTTGAAAAACCCGCATGAAGATCGACTGGTACTACCACCGCAAGAACTGCCAAAGCTGTGCCCGGGCGGACGCGTTTCTCGAAGCAGCGGAGGCGACCATCACCGAGCAAGTCGACGCCCGCAAAACGCGTCTCGGTCCCGAAGAGGCCGTGGCCCTAGCCCGAGAAGCGAGTCACGTCTGGGCGACCAAAGGGAAGAAGGTGCTCCATTTCGACATGAAAAAGTCGCCGCCGACCGACGCGGAATTGAAGTCAGCCCTGATCGGCCCCAGCGGCAACCTCCGCGCCCCAACCTTCCGCCGCGGCAAGCAGTTGTTCGTGGGGATGAACGAGGAGGAGTTCGGAAAGGTGCTGGGGTAAGCAATCCAGGTGATGCCACGACACACGAACGTCAACATGATCTAGCCCCGGTAGGGGCGACAGACAATAGCCAGGGGTGCAAACCC
Coding sequences within:
- a CDS encoding ArsC family (seleno)protein, whose product is MKIDWYYHRKNCQSCARADAFLEAAEATITEQVDARKTRLGPEEAVALAREASHVWATKGKKVLHFDMKKSPPTDAELKSALIGPSGNLRAPTFRRGKQLFVGMNEEEFGKVLG